AATATTCTTGTGAAACAGTCACTTGCCCAATAAAGtagaataagaaaattaaataaggagAAGGGAAATTTTAAAGACACACATGTTTATTAGACTATGAATCAGAAAGATAGAAAATAATAACTTATTTTATTGTTGCCTCTCTGTGAATTCATTCCTAGATTCAAATGCAGGTCAAAGGTGTGAGGAAGTTTATAGTAAACACTTTTTACAACACTGTGATGATACACATGGTAGTAAtcaattttcagtattttaattCAATGAACACATGAGTTCCATTATGAAGTGGTCATTTTCTAAGCATACATTGGAGTTTTTAGTATACTTTCCTTTTTAAGGCTTTAATAACTTCAAATAATCTAATTATCTCATGTGTTTCTTGCAACATACACACTCAAAAGTGTTTTATGGTACTCATTTGCAGCAGTCTTTCTCTTCCTGATCTCTCTTGGTCATGTCATTTGGACAAGTCTATTTAGAAGAGCTACACGCTACAGTGTGTGTTACCTGGCAGGACACATCTGAGCACCCCAGACTTTTAATTCTAGATGCCAACACTTCCTCCTTTAAAGATGAAAATCAAACTGTGTGCATGCCTTGATAAATATCTTCTATAAGGACtaaaacacatgcaaatacaaGGCATCCATTCtcacagaaatgaaaattttaaatgaaaacaaaataatcaccatCACTGTCACCTGGTCATTTCACATTCTCTGTGtcttgtaaaaataatttttaaaatacttattacaTCCATATATATTAGCTAGTAGTGTATTGAGAATTTCAGGGAAAGTGGACAAAATTTTCTGCAAATATATTAATCAAGAAAGATATTAGAAAATTATGACTATAAAATGAACATTTAGGATTTTAACTAACCTGTTACTGAGTCATTACTACAAGTCCTCTACGAGAACAAAGGGGTATAATATGCCATCAATATATGTATTCCAGAATTTAGGTTGGTAAGATCTACCAAAAAGTTGAAGATGGTTAGGAGTTCTTCAGTCAACAATATAGCTCTGTCTACATTTAAATCAAGCTGCCCTCATGTCTGATTCTCTATCTACCAACTCTACTAATGCTCAACTGAGAGAAATcacatcctcctcagcttctgaTCTGTCCTCCCCCAAGTGTACACTCAAAACACTGTTCTAGGTATTCAGTTCAAGACAAACAGGCCACAAACTTGAAGaagatacatagaaaaaaattcagtattttctatttgtatcaGAATTAAAAACTGAGGTAAGTTGTCTGTGTTTGTAACCCTAGCATTGTGGGGTAGAGTCAGACAGAGTGTGGGAGATTTCAGACCAGTCAGTTTAGCTGAAAGAAAGGCTTTAGATTCAGTCAAAGACCTTTTCTCAGAGAATAAGGAGACTACAGCAAAAGAATTCTGATGTTCCTTAGCTTTGCATGCATATACCCATGTGTACACACGTACATACTCATGTGCActgcaacatacacacacacatgcacacgcagacgcacatatgcacaaataagtGAAAATATGAAGTTGGGTGCATTCTTGGTATGTTAGAGAGGCTAAAGTTCATTAGAGATTAACAAAAAGAAGGACAAAGATTACTCTCAGATTTCTTGTATGAGCTCTCACAGAATAAGTTTTGTTATTTCCTGCAAGATTTGAGTCACTGGAACAAACTCATTCAGTACTTGATATGTGAACTTTGGAAAGTAGAACAGATTCTAGAAATGCTTATTTGGAGTAGATAGAAAACCACTGGCTGTCTTGTACCAAATAAAAACCATGGAAGTGTGGTGGCCCACTTACAGTACCAGATCTTGGATATAATAGAAGTGGCTCCCTACCATGATGTAGCTAGATAAAATATTCAGTGAGTAGGCATGCTCTGAGTCCAGTGAGGCTCTGTCACaataaaggagggaggaaagcacCTGACTTTAGCCTTAGGCCTCCCCACTCATGCACACAATTGCGTATGTATACCCACATAGATATGCACACAGACGCACAAAACAATAAGAATTTATAATGCATATCTTTTGTTTCCCAATtatatgattttatagaatttagACACTGCTgttttaataatgataataaaacaaaaatatcagtcATATTGTATGACTTATGATTAAGATAAGCCATTCTTTTTATGAATTTATGGCATCTGAAAAATTGTACAAAATTGAGTGCTGACAAACTATAATGGTTCCAGAATCTTGGTTAATTTATTAAGGTGCCAGAAAAGGTTTTGAGCTTACTCTTTACTcccttaaaatatattaattataattccTAAAAGTTTAATTTTCATAGAAATATAGCAGTGGACAGAAACTGCCTTTACTAAATTGCTTCCAGTACTCACCCAATGACCAGAGGAATACTGGAGAGTTAAGAAATGCCCATTGTATGGAGTGGAAGGATATACCtgtctgaattttatttattttctaaacagTAAGTTCTCTGAAATAACATAATTTAAATCTAAACATAGTTATGTTTACTCTCCAACTTTTAGtaaaattgttttacatttttttgtttatggCTATTATCTGATATACATCTCTGATGAATAGtattaaaatgtcatttgtaGGTAGAATCACAGGCTCAAAATAATAAGTTCATTGTTAatgcttgaaaaataaaaacctgacattaaagtatcttttattctaaagaaaaacttaaattgtAGATTACTTTGCCAACAATAACATCCTCACGTAACAGAACTTGTATTAACTTTATCATAGATTTctgtattattaaatatttatatagctTAACATACAAAGCAATAATTAAAGAATTTcagaacactgattttttttttctttagatggtTCATTAAAACCATATGAGTCTTCATCTGTAAATAAATGCACAGCTACATTACATTTATTTGCACATGGACAGCATTTCAGTTTTCTAAGTAACTAACTCTGTCAGCAAGTCTTGCATAACCACTATGCTGCTATTACTTGATTACATAGGTACAGTGTCGAAAATTAGAACAAATCAAATTATCATATAAAGGTTTAGGTCTAGGCTAGAGGAATGTAAGTAACAAAACAAGcatgttataaaaatatatacaattaattATTAGCTTATTTTCTTTGTTAAGCGTTACTGATGGATGGTAGAAGAAAGGGAATTTGTTTCTAgtgaaaagaataattttaactttaaaaaaatctggtcTACATACATATACGCATGCAGCAACAATTAATGAGATTATAAAGAAGCCATAAAtgtgaaagagagcaagaagaagTATCTGGAAGTTtttggggagagaaaaaaagtacaggaaaatgatgtaattatattataaccttaaaaactaaaaagtaattaaaaacaaagaaatctctgGAATGAACAGCAAAACCTTTGGTGAAGATATGAAAGACAATGGACTGTCCCTTAAAAATGGTGAAATGCAAACTTTACAGAAacatataaatattgttttaatatatgtatgtaacttGGTTTAGTAAATGCTTACTAAGAAAAGTGTATGTAAGAGCTCAGGTTGTGCTGACCTTCACATTTGTCATTGATGTGGGGCAAGCAAAGTGCTTGTAGTCATTTGTAGTCAAATGACTGCTGAATTGTGAATAAAGTAATGAAGAGttgctcctccccctcttctttgaTCCCATTATTTCCTTATCAAAAcatatattttctctcaaattattaaTGTatctataatttcatatatatacatgtagttTTAGGCATagatatcaaaaaagaaatttattttcttatttttattagcatCTGTTAATTATACCCAATAATGGGCTCCATTGGGGTACTaccatgcatatataaaatataccttGACAATATTCACCCCTGACTTCCTCTTTTGTCCTgtacctattttttttctttctagagagtttccttccacctttcatgtctctctttttcttgatTGCAGCCAGAAGTCATCTTGACATCAAGCATAGAATAGAGAGATGTGAAAAAGTGCGAGGAATGTGTAAGACCTTCTGTGATGCTGATGAGTATGATTATGGATACTGTATCAGATGGAGGAACCAGTGCTGCATTTAAACTGCCACGCAGAAGTACTACTTAGTGTCCATTCTGAAAAAGAAGTGCATTGAAGCCCAACTCAAATGTTCATCTGTGCGTATACCACTAAGTTTAAGAACCGAGAAGTAAACCGTTGTATAACCACACTGAGGTATATATTTTCCTGCATCCTTTGAACAATAGCTACATTGTTTTTTAGTATTTTCTATTGCAATAAAAGTGCTGTGAACATTTTTATCAAATctttgtgtgaatatgtgtatatttgtattgtTCTTAAGTAACTCCTTAGAAGATAGATGAGGTATGTGGTAAATAtacatgtcatttttaaaaaaataaaacatcaaggtATTTTCTACACTTATTTTACCTTAGACTATTTCTGACTGCCTGCCTCTTTGTCTAtccctgtctctctcatctctgtctctctctctctctctctctctctctctctctctctctctctctctgtgtgtgtgtgtgtgtgtgtgtgttgtgtccaTGTCCATCTATGATGGAACACATGTGAAGGTCCCAAGgatcaactcaggtcatcattCTTGCTGGCTGAACCTTCTTGTCAGTCCTGCTTTTAAAGTTTAAGATTTTACAATTCCTTAATACTAATATTAGTAGGGGTTCAGGCAATCAGTcctaagagaggaaggaaggattaGAGAAGCCAGTAGAGTCAAGGATACCATAAGAGCAGGGCTCACATAATCAACTAACCAGGATttataggggctcacagaaactgaagtgaCAATCAAGGAGTGTCCACCGGTGTCCTTTGGAACTCATCACAGTGGGAACAGagactgtctttgaatctttttgcctgcttttggtaTTCTTTTCTTGTTACTGAGCTGCCCCATCCAActttgatatgagggtttgtgcttcgtcttattttaatttgttatgCCATGTCGGGTTGCTATCTAAGATTAGGGAGGCCTGATCTCTTCTAAAGGGAAATGGATGATGAGTGGAATTTAAGGAGATGGAGGTGTGCAGAGGGCCTGggcaagaggagggagaggaaccCACAGATGGGATGTGATATCTGAGAGAAAAAATAATGGATAAACAATacataggtagataaatagataaaaggaTACAGTtataatttgttcattttctcGTGAAGTTAAATTCAGTCCTTATTTTTTTACATGTTCTTGTAGGTATGATGCTGATATTTTAGTTGAAGGCAAATAAGTAGTTACAGTGAGCATTCTAAAGTGTTTCCTCAACACACACCATTTGGAAAGCATCAGGTTACACTTTGTATATTGTAAATTCGGAATCTGTTTTAAATTCCATTTAGAAATCTTTGCATTGTCTGTATAAAAAAATTGTTCTCTGATCACTGTTACAAGATGCATATCAGAAAGTGGGTACATTGACTTCCACCTTTTacctttcttctgcctcagctgatCTAGTCCCTTTAATATATACATTCTGAGAGGCACCTTATTGTTTGAATGACATAAGAAGTTTAAATAAATGACTTGTGTTTCCTATAATGATGTACTAATTGTTAATAAATGAATATTGGCATTGCTGATTTTTAACTTCACATTATGTCTTGTTATAGATCTGTTGGTTTTTAGTTCATATATTTTGAATCACTGTAAGTGGATGAATCAATGGGCAAATTTTTTCCtcctcttattttatattttaatagaattatgTAACTTTGCTCCTCCTTTACGTCCTTTCAACCCTGCTCATACACCCTTCCTCCCATCCCCATGCATTCAAGTTCACAGACTCACTGTCTTTGATTACATTAGGTACatctgtatttgtatatatgtatgcagaaATGTACATAAGCAGAAACTTCTGGGTGCATGTTATCATTGGTGTGAATATGCTTTCAGGGATGGCCACtctctcttcagtttctcttaATAACTcttttaatgttataaaatactacataaaactgCTAATGGCATTCCATgtgtgaaattttcttttttgtacctTAAAATGATTTGTTCAAGCTTCTTTGATCAAATCTAGCACTATATCATTttctatttacttacttatgATTTATCTTTGTTTTAGAAGTGGTGGTGTATCTCTCATATCTAGTTGACTGTTTAGATCATCAATCAAACTCATTTCATAggtgttttatataattttgcatatatatatatgtcatatatatatatgtcatatatatatatatgtcacctCTGTTCTTTTATGACCATGTCTTATTGAATTTTGTACtttaaataagtttattttgtttctttgactcATGAAATATATACAACACATTTACATTGTTACTTCAGAGAATGTTCTGATGTtttatagtattatttttatcttggtttttttttttctagcatagaatagagtttattcagggcatgtggaagggagttgagagggtagcagagacagaaaaaggcagagggagagagagagagagagaagagagagagagagagagagagagagagagagagagagagagagagagagaggccacatggagaaagagggaggaagaaaatgaggagagagcaggagcagggaggcaagagcaagagctatcttggctttcttctttcatttctcacTTCCTAATATTTGAACTGTCACAgattttaatcatatatatagtGACTTTCCTCTATATTTCAATTTCATTTAAAGTATATTCTTGTATTTTTTCCAGTGTTGAAGATCATACCCAGGACCTTAAATATACTAGCAGAGCACAGAACtgctcttacacacacatgccagtgttcgtttgtttcttttctttttgttttctcttctcttttggaaTATGTGTCCTTACTGGCTCTAGTTCTATAAGTGGCTGAAacaagaaaaaagggagaagccCTTGTCTTAAAACTCCATAGATTTTCATTTCAATAAGATGTATTGTCATGTAAATGTTATTGCATGTCTACAAAAAAAAGGCAAGATTCGTAATACAATGAAAATGGGCTAGTTTATGCTAGATATAAATAAGGATTCACATGACTCAGGAATATAGATTTAGGTCACCCCGAAGTCCATGTTCCATGTGCTGACAATATAAAGAGGTTTGCACAGCAACTGAAAAAGGTCATAGGCAATTTTCAAGTGTATCAGAGAATCATTTAAGGAGACAAAGCAGGGAATCATGTGCAACAGGCCGCACATGCTATTTGATGTCACTCTTTTTGAATGGTGGAACGTAGGAGCTAACTTAATGCATTTTACAACTTTTCACCGAGTATTCACAAAGATATTAGATCAGACACAGCAGTGGGAAATGAGCGGCAAATAACGGGGCTAATCGCCTTCTTCATAAAATCATTAAATAGAATTATGTTTTCATGTTGTTTCTAAACTTGTATTAAAATATAGACACCAAAGGTCCTACAGTTATCAACCTAGAATATTCTATAACATTTTTAACAATTTCCCCACACTAGGTAATGGGGACCGGTGAGAATTCCAACAAGGAACTTACAGATATGTCTTTTGATCTCCGAGTTTTCATTTTATGATAACTgtgttaaaactttctttaaGTCCATAATTTAAGATACCGACAATAAGGCAGTAGACGTTTTAAAAAGTTTGGAGGCACAGAGATGTATAAAGGTGATTCCCGATTTAAATGTTTACTCAAATTTAAACTTTGATTAGGACCACTGAATTACATTATTCATCTGACTGTATCATTTCTACAGCTTATTTATGATAGCAGTGCCCATTTAATTGAGATGACAGAAAAATGAGAGTTAAAAGATACAGGAAAGAGTTTgtacttttattatatttcagatgcctGTAATGGGATCTTTCTGGATTTAAACtatgtttcctttctctctgcctacaAGTAAATAATATGGTAAAGAGGGAATATTTAggaaattatgtaaaataatacaaatataggGGTGCCTATTCCACAACATGTAAAAGTGTGTAAACATCACTTTAatagtttgagacagggcttctatATTTAACAGTCCTATCTATCATGGACCTCACTTTCTAGAGCAAACTGGTCTCGAACTCCTAGAGATCTGTCTTACTCCACCTCCCTCTAGTTTATATGTAACACAAAAAGACATAGAGTAGATGACTTCTGCTACTTAAAGTCACTTCATCAGTCCTGTTGGGGATTGTTTCTAATAGTTTGTCTTAATTCAGCTCCCAAAATTACACTGGGATCTACTTGTCCAGACTCTGAGTGTTCCTTCCCCCAATTTGTTTTTGATTGGAAAATAAAGTTACTAacagccaatggttgggcagggaaaaggaggcagaatCTTTAgattacctccccccccccccccaaagaagaagagaagatgaaggagcaGAGTCACCATGATAGGTAGGTAAGCAGATAGATCCGACTTAAGAGCTGAAAGAGAGAAATCCAGCCACAGAAGAGTCTGGGAAGCAGCCCCAGGCTCCACTCCATTGATTGCATGTGGGgtagcagggaaaaaaaaaatacagatgttAAAAGGTAGTGACTCAGTAGTATCGGAGGGGAAGTGGTTTAGCCACGTGGAGGTAGAGAGAAATCCAGCCATTCCCAtgttaaggcatattaaaattaaagccAGCATTTGTGTCTTTCATTTCAGGGATCTAGAGAACTCTGGTGGTTCGTGAAAAGTATGATCACCTGTAAGGGAGCTGTAAggtattgcaaccccataggaagaacaactgtatcaaccaaccagacctcccccccttcccccccccccccgcagatctcccagggactaaaccagcaTCCAAAGAGTACACATCATCGAGGGACCCAaggctccatctgcatatgtagcagagaatggtcttgtcaggcatcaatgggaggagaggcccctggtcctgtgaaggcttgatttccaagtgtaggggaatgccaggtgCCAGGGTGGGAAAGagggacaccctcatagaagcaggaggagggggaggtgaTAGGGGGGATATGGGGGGTGATCCATGAATggggataacaattgaaatgtaaataaagaaaatatccaataaagataaataaaggattaaaaaagagaaaaaaataaacaaaaaaagagagattacCAAGAGGGACTAACAGATTAGCACTACACAGGCCAATGCCTGTTGTCCTGGCCTTACTGGACATCCCTTGGAGAAATTCCTTTGTATAAGTCTGACATGTTATAATTCTTGCTCCAGAATAATAGTGACAAAGGTAGACTGTTGGCTTGGTGTCaaagttttctctgtgtctgtaaATTTTCCTTTGCTTTCATGGCTGTACAAGCTGATTTACTCTTTACGCTAACTGACTCTCACTTCACACATTTTTGATAGGCACAAACATAAAGTGGAGGGACACTCAGAGAAAGCTGTGAGGAGGAAATTTTTTGGACAGAATATTGTTGCTCATCAGAAACACACAGCCATTCCTGATTTGAGCTCCTTGTTTaactacttttttctttctactctcaCATGGCATGAAGTTTTTTTACACTTACGTTTAAAATACCTCGCGTGGAAATCTGTTAGTGTGTAATGTAAAATGTCCACCTTGAGGAGAGGATCCACCTAGTGTCCTAACTGATAAAGCAAGGTGACTCAGTCTACTACAGGTAGAACAGTCTGGATATAAGCCAGTGGTAGGAACCTAACGTTTAGCAGCAACATGTTTAATGCCTAGCATAGccagaaaataagcaaacaagaCAGAACAAAAACTTTGCTTGAGATTCtgacaaataaaattaaagccaTCGTATGTATATGCCAGAAAATAAGAGTACATGGATACACACTTTGCAACTATGAGACATTAGACATTAGGTCAGTCAAGCAAGTTAGCTGATCTATTCATCAAGGGTCACAACAGTGACCCAGGTCACATGAGGAAGTGCCAACTCAGTAACACAGTAACAAAATTCAAAGCCATGGGTCAAGAAGAGAGCTCTAAGATACTGAAGATTGCCTTGCCACTTCAAAGGAGAACTGGTTGGCCATCACAAAGAACATAGCAAACATAAAAAGATTCAAATGGAGATAGGGAGACCTGTGGGCTGGGTGCTCCAAGTGAAATGTTCCTGACGAGGACACAAATTGTTCTAAATCTTTCACCCACAGTGTTTTGATATATCCCCACAGACTATGTAGAAACAGGagcaatgttttaaaaacaagattaatGAAGCATTTTAAACTTCTAGAAAATTAACAATGtaacattttaactttaaaattttgcTGTTCTCTTTATACAACAGAGACTTAATAACCAATAaacttgctttaattttttaaaaacagatctgTGAAGTTTTCAAGTAAGAGTCTCTGTTGGGTCAGACTCAGGGCCCATCTAAgattcattaattttaaagattagCCTGGTCATAAGTCATTTGCATAGTGTACATGACACTCTGGGATCATCCCTCAGTATAAGAAAAGAAAACGCGATAGGCAATATGCCTCACAGATGAAATGTAAATGTGGACTGTAAATGTAAACATGAAATGTAAACAAGTATTGATTTTTACCATCTGAAATAATGTTCACTTCCCTGTTTAACAAAAGAAATTAACAGCCTAATTTTTGTCTCCTGACAATTGCCTAACAAAAATGTATGTATTCACATGTGATAGTTATTGGGAAATTGAAGAGTGAAACTATTTATTAATGATTGATTAACAAGTATGTTGAGAATTGGGGTGGGGATTGATGTAGAAAAGAAGAATGTCAAATATAGAGATTTATAAATAGAATATTACTCTGAAGTATACGAACTCGAAGGTAAAATGGGTGAAACATCCCGCTTCTACACATTTCAGTCAGAATTAAGGCAGTTGAGCTGGGCCTCTTAGCATGTGGCTATAACTTCAGCAGTAGGGAGACTTAAGAAGAGTCATGAGTTTAAGATCAGTCTGGGTTCTATAGTCAGAAAGGAGGAGCTTGATGTCAAATATTGAATATTTCAACTTCtcatttaggaaaaaataaaacactatcgGAAGAACGTTGATACAGTAGAGAGTGGTTTTCAGGAGACTGCAGGTGAGCAACAGCCCACAGAGAAAATTCTCTTGTGCTAAGCAGAGCCGTTGAAAACAGAAGAACAAGGTGCTgagaagagagatgggcagaACCTACACCAAATGAAATCTGTTCTCTCGCCTGTTTAACTTTGATATACCTCCATGTCCTCTAGCAAACTCTTGGTATGATGAACAGGTTCTGAGTGTTAGCATCTCATCTAGGAACAACAACCAAAGACAAACATCAGGTCTCCTAGAATTTTGAagcccccttccttcctctccttctagtCTCACACTCATACCCCTTActccacttcccctccccttcttctcagagaagaggagtCACCCAACCTCTGCCAAGTACCAGTGCATTAAGTCTCatcaggactaggcacatcctcttccactaagatcagaaaaggcagcccagctagggaaaAAAGAATCTAAAGGCAGACAATTGAATCcaaatcagagacagccccttcTTCAATTAATTGGGGatccacatgaaaaccaagctgcacatctattACATATGTCTAAGGGACCAAGATTCAGTCCATACATGCTCTTTGCTTGGTTCAGTCTCTTTGGGCCCCCCATGGGTCCAAGTTAGTGTGCTGTGTAGATCTCCATGTGGTGTCTTTTACCCCTAGGGCTCCTCAATCGTTACTAAACTCTTTGagaagactccctgagctctgactAATGTTTGGCTTTAGgactctgtatctgtttccatcagctgctggaaaaagccttttcacattctcgtcttttcttctctcttttccccctGTATCTTTTCTTCTCACTCACCATCTTTATGTTAACACTTTTCCATTTTGAGTTTACTGATGTCTTTAATTAACCTGAAACACCTACTTGggactttcatttttctcttctaaatgGCCAAATAGTTGGGGAATGTGAATGTTCTCTAAATTAAATGGACATCAGAAGGCACTAGAAAAATCACACCTCTCTAAACTCCCATGTAGCACTGTTCCTTCAGAAACCAGATGGTATCTCTCTAAGCCTAGATTGCTGTCAGTGTCAGTCACCTGGCAAAGGATCAGAATATAAGTGAAAGGCTTTTCTCCACAGTGGGTGATCAGATTTGGGCAGCCTGGGAAGCTTCAAAATGTGAAAAACTGAGCTGAATCCTAGGGAAAGTGAAAGAGCAAGGAAGAATATGTTGAATTAGTTTAGAATTCTCTGTTGGGCCACCATCTTTTCAGTCACAGAATTATTAAAGAGTCTACAGAGTCAtcacattttctatttctatgccACTGCAAAGAGTGGCTATTTATAAGCTAAAGGGTTCTTTTACTTCTCTGCTGTCGTATACCACACTTGCTCTAGTTTCATTTGGTTACTATGACAAACAGCATGACCAAACATTAACATacaggaggaaagggttcatgtGACTTATATTTTCAAGTCAAGTCTATCATTGAAGGAATTCAGTGCAGAAACTGAAATAAGAACTTGAAACAGAACCAAAGAGGTACACAGTTGTTTGGCTTCCCTTCAGTCTCATTCttaactaatttttcttttcttcttttgagacactttttaaatacaaatgtttCACCATGTAGCTTTAGCTAACATGTactctttatgtagaccagaTCTCAAATTTAAGACAGTCCCTGAAACTGTCtactaaatgctgggattaaaaaaatgTGGCACCACACATAACTATTAGCTCCCCATTTTATAGAGGCCAGAATCCCCTGTGGGTTCCCAATGTGGGCTGAGACCTTCTATATCAAGTGAGTATGAAAACAATTTCTTACCGACATGCTAATAGGCTAATCTGATCTAGTCATTGTGCAGTAAGGCTTTCCTTTTGGataatttgacaattaaaactatctAAGATTATAATTATTAAAAAGGTCATTGCTTCTTTCGTAGTATCTATCCTGTTTTTCAATATACATTATCTCATTGTCTTACTACAGGCATTCTGTTTCTTGAAGAATGTTTAATACAGTCCCTCTCCATGGGTCATCATTTGGTTATAGATACCTTTATCACTGATAACATCACTCTCTTCTCTAATAACTGGTTGTATTTTGTACAGGacaattaaattctaaaatttctaaaataatttagtTGAATACATATTATAGACTATGTGTATCTTACTCTTCTCCCATGGAGCATGTCGTAGAGTTGTGCCATCATACAGTCGGACACCAACaattctttaaattattattgaataTGATGAGGTTTATGCATAATCTCATTGATTATGTaagcaaaataataaatcatATGGCAATCATTGGAGTTGAGAGAAGAAAACTCAGTAACAAAAAGGTCACATAGCCagtgaaaacaattctcagaAACAAACTCAGAACAGAgttctgtagggtttttttttttttttttttaagccaagtTTTTCATTCTTCACAGTCTAGCAAATGGGTTGCAatactg
The nucleotide sequence above comes from Arvicanthis niloticus isolate mArvNil1 chromosome 17, mArvNil1.pat.X, whole genome shotgun sequence. Encoded proteins:
- the Defb110 gene encoding beta-defensin 110 isoform X2, whose amino-acid sequence is MKPHLIFFILLFWDTILTARSHLDIKHRIERCEKVRGMCKTFCDADEYDYGYCIRWRNQCCI